The Eleutherodactylus coqui strain aEleCoq1 chromosome 6, aEleCoq1.hap1, whole genome shotgun sequence genome window below encodes:
- the APH1A gene encoding gamma-secretase subunit APH-1A isoform X1, whose amino-acid sequence MGLAVFFGCTFVAFGPALSLFILTIAGDPLRVIILVAGSFFWLVSVLFSSLVWFISVQVSNRDDAVLQYGLLIFGAAVSVLLQEAFRYAYYRLLKKADEGLATISEDGRSPISIQQMAYVSGFSFGIISGVFSVINILADAVGPGIVGVHGDSQYYFLTSAFLTMAIVFLHTFWGIIFFAACEKRKPFHIVGVVVSHLITSGLTFLNPWYEASLIPIYIITLGMGVWAFVAAGGNHHNIRKCLACKRQESNQVMVYSALQVPNED is encoded by the exons ATGGGGCTGGCCGTCTTTTTCGGTTGCACCTTTGTGGCCTTCGGGCCGGCGCTGTCGCTGTTTATCCTGACGATCGCCGGCGACCCGCTGAGAGTCATCATCCTAGTGGCCGG ctcctTCTTCTGGCTGGTGTCGGTCCTCTTCTCCTCGCTGGTCTGGTTCATCTCCGTCCAGGTCAGTAACCGTGACGACGCCGTCCTCCAGTACGGACTGTTAATATTCGGGGCGGCCGTCTCCGTCCTGCTGCAGGAAGCCTTCCGATACGCCTACTACAGGCTGCTCAA GAAGGCGGACGAGGGTCTGGCCACCATCAGCGAGGACGGCCGATCTCCCATCTCCATCCAGCAGATGGCGTACG TATCCGGCTTCTCCTTCGGGATCATCAGCGGGGTCTTCTCCGTCATCAACATCCTGGCGGACGCGGTCGGTCCCGGCATCGTGGGCGTCCATGGAGACTCCCAGTATTATTTCCTCACTTCAG CATTCCTGACCATGGCGATTGTATTCCTGCACACCTTCTGGGGGATCATCTTCTTTGCAGCTTGTGAAAAGCGGAAACCGTTCCACATCGTGGGCGTGGTCGTAAGCCACCTGATCACCTCTGGGTTG acGTTCCTGAACCCGTGGTACGAGGCCAGCCTGATCCCCATATACATCATCACACTAGGCATGGGGGTCTGGGCCTTCGTGGCTGCCGGAGGCAACCACCACAACATACGCAAATGCCTTGCTT GCAAACGGCAAGAGAGTAACCAGGTTATGGTCTATTCTGCTCTTCAGGTGCCCAATGAGGACTGA
- the APH1A gene encoding gamma-secretase subunit APH-1A isoform X2: MGLAVFFGCTFVAFGPALSLFILTIAGDPLRVIILVAGSFFWLVSVLFSSLVWFISVQVSNRDDAVLQYGLLIFGAAVSVLLQEAFRYAYYRLLKKADEGLATISEDGRSPISIQQMAYVSGFSFGIISGVFSVINILADAVGPGIVGVHGDSQYYFLTSAFLTMAIVFLHTFWGIIFFAACEKRKPFHIVGVVVSHLITSGLTFLNPWYEASLIPIYIITLGMGVWAFVAAGGNHHNIRKCLACAQ, from the exons ATGGGGCTGGCCGTCTTTTTCGGTTGCACCTTTGTGGCCTTCGGGCCGGCGCTGTCGCTGTTTATCCTGACGATCGCCGGCGACCCGCTGAGAGTCATCATCCTAGTGGCCGG ctcctTCTTCTGGCTGGTGTCGGTCCTCTTCTCCTCGCTGGTCTGGTTCATCTCCGTCCAGGTCAGTAACCGTGACGACGCCGTCCTCCAGTACGGACTGTTAATATTCGGGGCGGCCGTCTCCGTCCTGCTGCAGGAAGCCTTCCGATACGCCTACTACAGGCTGCTCAA GAAGGCGGACGAGGGTCTGGCCACCATCAGCGAGGACGGCCGATCTCCCATCTCCATCCAGCAGATGGCGTACG TATCCGGCTTCTCCTTCGGGATCATCAGCGGGGTCTTCTCCGTCATCAACATCCTGGCGGACGCGGTCGGTCCCGGCATCGTGGGCGTCCATGGAGACTCCCAGTATTATTTCCTCACTTCAG CATTCCTGACCATGGCGATTGTATTCCTGCACACCTTCTGGGGGATCATCTTCTTTGCAGCTTGTGAAAAGCGGAAACCGTTCCACATCGTGGGCGTGGTCGTAAGCCACCTGATCACCTCTGGGTTG acGTTCCTGAACCCGTGGTACGAGGCCAGCCTGATCCCCATATACATCATCACACTAGGCATGGGGGTCTGGGCCTTCGTGGCTGCCGGAGGCAACCACCACAACATACGCAAATGCCTTGCTT GTGCCCAATGA